The following proteins are encoded in a genomic region of Nicotiana sylvestris chromosome 4, ASM39365v2, whole genome shotgun sequence:
- the LOC138889665 gene encoding uncharacterized protein, which translates to MEKVKIIKERLKTSQSHQKSNSDVRRRDLEFKEDYWVVGDPSTIVPVETIEVNEELSYEEIPVAILDRQVRKLRNKEIASVKVLWRNQQVEEATWKAEEDMKKKYPHLFV; encoded by the exons atggagaaagtcaaaatTATTAAGGAAAGGTTGAAAACTTCTCAGAGTCACCAAAAGTCTAATTCAGACgttcgtcgcagagatttggagttcaaagaagattattgg gtagtgggagatccgtccactattgtgccagttgaaaccattgaggttaatgaagaactgtcatatgaagaaattccagttgccattcttgacaggCAGGTCCGGaagttgagaaataaagaaattgcctccgtgaaagtgttatggcgaaaccAGCAGGTTGAAGAAGCCACTTGGAAAGCCGAGGAAGATatgaaaaagaagtacccacatttatttgtatag